The Aedes albopictus strain Foshan chromosome 1, AalbF5, whole genome shotgun sequence genomic interval CATATACGTATTGTATTTTATATGTGTTTTGTTTACTTACGTATATGTTGATGCTACTTTTCGATCGTGCTCTGTTTGTTGAATGCTGGCAGCCTTTCCGGGAATCGCAAGCAACTATACCGGGATGTTCAATGTGACCTATTCGAAGTTGTTCTTGGTGTTTATCTGAATATTTTAGGCATTTCATGCTTATCCACACCGTTTCAAACCATGCAACAGTTGGTAGAAAGGCAGAGACAATACAAAGAAGAAAGAATAAAGATTAGTAATTAAGAAGTGTTCAATATTGATTGAAGAATAATAGTTTGGCATATTTGTTAGTATGACGTATTAGTACCTATAATGTAAATGTCATTCTGTTTTGTTCATTTATCACTTCGATCTAGACCTGTCTACTTTGTTGGCAATGAACCAGAGGAAAAGTTTGGGCAATATAACACAAAAAGAATACGATCTCTCTTATTGAAACACAGAATTTCTCCCTCCCATTTGCCTCATAGTATAATCCATCTCAGTTGAATTTCActcgtcatttttttttgtatcttaAATCTATTGGTTATTCTTGTTTTGGCTATCCTTTACTCGTATGGATTATAGGACAACGTTCTCAAAAATGGCAAGTCAAGGTTCACCGTCATTTAAGTTCTTTTATTTGAATGCGACAAACGTATCAAGTCTATGTTTACATTAAACTATATAAAACCTGTTTACGAcaaccaaaaacaaagaaaactttatattatcaGATTTGAGCTTATATTCAACATTGACCTTTCAGCCTCTGTTTGATAAGGCCACCGATGGACAACAGAAGCTGGATCCTCCACATTAGCCCGGAGGATttgaaccagtgctgaaaaattcatttcgtcatatctaaattcaatcacctacagctcattttagaagccgaACCTGAGAATActgtatatggaaaacttgtgcggctagaccagttctgcaagaaagtcacggaaaaaccgatatttttcgaatatttgaggtaaatgtcacggactaccttcgaaaaatgcaaatgatattcacggtgaatatcatttggcatttttcaaaggtagtccgtgacatttactttaaatattcgaaaaatatcggtttttccgtgactttcttgcagaactggtccagccgcacaagtttttcatacattacattctcaggttcagcttctaaaatgagatggaggtgattgaatttagatatgacgaaatgaaattttcagcactgatttgaACTGAACAAAGTTTTCCCATTGAAGACGCAAAAAGGTACCAGTTGCCAACGGTTGAAAAACTGAACAGAAACATAATACACGATATTCGCGCCGGGGTTTAATAAACCAACTCATCAACGTCAGTACGAAGAAAATACGAAATGAAATTTGTTCCGCTGCATTCCACACTCTGGGCATCTGGCCATTCAGATACCTACCACCATCTTTCAGATTTGCCTACTAAGGATGAACCCTCTTGGGGGTCTCTCGAAACAATACGCGCAATCACTAGACCCACTCAATCTTCAATTGTTCTGCCGAACACACACGCATACACACATACTCACAACTTTTCAAACCAAAATCAAATTCGTCCGCTCCTTTTCGTTTAGATCAGCTTCTTGGCGATAAAGTACCTCCTCAGGTACAGAACCTGCCACGTGGCCAGCCCCAGCAGACAGCACATACTGAAGATGCTGAAGAACAACACGCGGCTGTTGGTACTTTCTGCAATGGGAGGATAGAGACATTAAAAATGGGCATTCCACCCCAATGAACCAGGGAAGGTCCGCGATCTTACCGTTGGTGTCACGCATCTCCTCCTCGCGCTTTCGCATGAGAGCAAAGTCCTGCACGATGGCGTCGGATAGATCCTCCAAACGCTTGAGATCAACTTCAAGAGGTTTCAGCTTTGCGGCTTCACCAATCTGGAAACAGGCAAATACGGCTCGATTACGACTCAGTTTGATGCACCAAAGGGATATCTCGAACAAAAGTGGTAGTTTTAGCACAAACAAAAGAACAGCACTCGGTTTAGAAACTATTCGGGCTTTATGGGTTGCAGGTTGATTAGTTTGTTTGCCATCACAGCTTGATAAAACTAGATTAACTGAAAAAAGCGAAACAAATATGAAGGTTTGTTGGTGTATTAATAGAATAGACCATAGTTGTCCTCTTTTTTTCTGGTATTACATCACTGTTGGGGAAGAACCTATTTCTCAGCTGTTGAACAAGCACTTCTTAgactagagtatcttcgtgcttgtcACACGATCATGTGACATGATCATGATcatttggcagaggaagctccttGTTGATAGCTGTGGAAGGGCTCATATAATAGATACTAAGCTCGCACGGAGTTctgagaagaatttctccaacaacctGGGAGGAATTgtccaaaaaaaatattgcaagccTATTGATTAAACAACATAGCCAGAATGAACTCATTTCGATATCAAGGGCAATGCTACAATGATACCAGTTTCACATATTATGTGTCAAAAGTACTATCAACTCGAATCGAGAAGGCACAAAACTTACATACGCCGTCCATGGTCGTATTGTAGATGATATTTAAACTTTACTACTTGTGAAGAAGCATTTAATCTAAGATAGTGTTTTTGGAAACAAAATGAATAATATATAGGTCAAAGTACAATATTGAATATCAGAAAATCACAGATGGGAATGGATACGAGCTACAAAACAAGCAAAATCGTTCACTATCTAATAGCAAAACTGATAACATCTCTAACTTACGGCACTCATGAACTTCGTTTGCCGAAACGATTTCAAGCCATATCATCACAACAGCAATAGGAAGTTACACCAATTTTGAGTTGTTACGACCAAGTTCATGATTGTTGATAAAAAAGTAACGAGGTAAATTCGATTCCAaaggaaagaaaaagaagaaactaGATAAGCACTTTGGAGGAAACGATAGCCATAACGGCAATAAGTGATGCCGAATGGAGTGACGCATACTTACACCTTCGTAACTCTTGGTTTCGATACCCTTCTTAATGTCCAGGGCGACGTCCTGTTCAATCCCGCGGTGAGCTAAAATGTATAGAAGAATTAGTAACGCGATTTCTCTCAGTGTACCCTCCCACCAAAAATAAACTTACTCGGCGGAACCTGCGAGATGAAACAGATCTCAAATGTGTCGTACATCTCCGAGGTGAACGAAAATTTGCCTTTACTGATGTCCTCCTTCTGGGACATTATGTGGCCCTTGCTGTCGCGAAcctacagaagaaaaaaaaaacaaaaccaacaaCTAGAAAGTCGAAAAAAGCAACGCATTCTCCCCGACACCGTAAACAGCGAATCTCGTCACTTACCACGTAGTTGATCTTCTGCCCGGGCGCACCGGTGACCTCGTACTCGCCGGCCACTATCTGATTGCCCTGCATTTCGTCTTTGAGACACTTTTGCATGTTCGGTGCCAGGCGGAACATAATTGCCTCCGTCTGCTGGCAGACGACGGCAATCAACAGCCACAGAAACCCGCACCGTAATCGCTTCATTTGCACCCCAAAACTATTTTTCACTATTTCACACTAACCGCCCGAACG includes:
- the LOC109422822 gene encoding transmembrane emp24 domain-containing protein bai, whose product is MKRLRCGFLWLLIAVVCQQTEAIMFRLAPNMQKCLKDEMQGNQIVAGEYEVTGAPGQKINYVVRDSKGHIMSQKEDISKGKFSFTSEMYDTFEICFISQVPPTHRGIEQDVALDIKKGIETKSYEGIGEAAKLKPLEVDLKRLEDLSDAIVQDFALMRKREEEMRDTNESTNSRVLFFSIFSMCCLLGLATWQVLYLRRYFIAKKLI